A DNA window from Candidatus Rokuibacteriota bacterium contains the following coding sequences:
- a CDS encoding molybdopterin-dependent oxidoreductase has product MSAKHELAVVGQALPKVDAWGKVTGDTRFADDLVLPRMAYAKIRRSDHPHALIKTIDTSRARALPGVYAVITGQDLPPVRFGILPVSQDEQALFTDKVRMVGDAIAAVAAVDEETAERAADLIGIEYELLRPVMSIEEAVAQDTVRIHEYGDGPNIHKAVSLEFGDVEGAFRQADLVREDVFYFEGSTHLPMEQHAAV; this is encoded by the coding sequence ATGAGCGCGAAGCATGAGCTCGCGGTGGTCGGTCAGGCGCTGCCCAAGGTGGACGCCTGGGGGAAGGTGACGGGGGATACCCGCTTCGCCGACGACCTCGTGCTCCCGCGGATGGCCTACGCCAAAATCCGCCGCAGCGACCACCCCCACGCGCTGATCAAGACGATCGACACGTCCCGCGCGAGAGCGCTTCCCGGAGTGTACGCCGTCATCACGGGCCAGGACCTGCCGCCGGTCAGGTTCGGGATCCTGCCGGTGAGCCAGGACGAGCAAGCCCTCTTCACCGACAAGGTCCGCATGGTGGGCGACGCGATTGCGGCGGTGGCCGCGGTGGACGAGGAGACCGCCGAGCGCGCCGCCGACCTGATCGGCATCGAGTACGAGCTGCTCCGGCCGGTCATGTCGATCGAGGAGGCGGTGGCTCAGGACACGGTGAGGATCCACGAGTACGGCGACGGGCCGAACATCCACAAGGCGGTCTCGCTCGAGTTCGGCGACGTGGAGGGGGCCTTCAGGCAGGCCGACCTCGTGCGCGAGGACGTCTTCTACTTCGAGGGGAGCACCCACCTCCCGATGGAGCAGCACGCGGCGGT
- a CDS encoding (2Fe-2S)-binding protein — protein sequence MPGKVLLRLSVNGEEHEVAVPVHKTLLEVLREDMGLTGTKHGCELGECGTCTVLVDGQPILSCLALPIELQGHAIVTVEGMATGGQLHPLQQAFAELGAAQCGYCTPGILLSAHALLATVPAPTRQQIREALAGNLCRCTGYTKILDAVELAALRMDGERVAPAKLRSPAAGGPRALGCPSKTERSRVGAGVREDGQGETVTGPAGARQVTR from the coding sequence ATGCCGGGGAAGGTGCTCCTGAGGCTCAGCGTGAACGGGGAAGAGCACGAGGTCGCCGTGCCCGTCCACAAGACCCTCCTGGAGGTGCTCAGGGAGGACATGGGGCTGACCGGGACGAAGCACGGCTGCGAGCTCGGCGAGTGCGGAACCTGCACGGTCCTGGTTGACGGCCAGCCGATCCTCTCCTGCCTGGCCCTTCCGATCGAGCTCCAGGGGCACGCCATCGTGACGGTGGAGGGGATGGCTACCGGCGGCCAGCTCCACCCGCTCCAGCAGGCCTTCGCTGAGCTGGGCGCCGCCCAGTGCGGCTACTGCACCCCCGGCATCCTCCTCTCGGCCCACGCGCTCCTCGCCACGGTCCCCGCGCCCACCCGGCAGCAGATCAGAGAGGCGCTGGCGGGGAACCTCTGCCGCTGCACCGGCTACACGAAGATCCTGGATGCGGTGGAGCTCGCGGCGCTCCGTATGGACGGTGAGCGGGTGGCGCCGGCGAAGCTCCGGTCGCCCGCAGCGGGGGGTCCCCGGGCACTCGGCTGCCCGTCGAAGACGGAACGCAGCCGGGTCGGGGCGGGGGTGCGCGAGGACGGACAGGGCGAGACGGTGACAGGACCCGCGGGCGCCCGTCAGGTCACGCGATGA